The following are encoded together in the Tripterygium wilfordii isolate XIE 37 chromosome 3, ASM1340144v1, whole genome shotgun sequence genome:
- the LOC119986893 gene encoding protein DMR6-LIKE OXYGENASE 1, translating into MSPAMANAMTTSSCKPSDGQLESQLYHKGVKQLCDNGITKVPYKYILPVPERPSSISDGRSSAKHHNLKLPVIDFSELKGLNRSQAVKSLADACEQYGFFQLVNHGIPMDVINNMIDVSRRFFELPFEERSKYMSSDMRAPVRYGTSFNQSKDKVFCWRDFLKVMSNSSSDVHWPSSPIDFRGLAATYAKETKHLFLMIMEAILEGLLGTTEEDKTKENEVILEEFEDGSQLMVVNCYPPCPEPDLTLGMPPHSDYGFLTLLLQDEVEGLQIQHNQKWLTVEPIPNAFVINVGDHLEIFSNGRYKSVLHRVLVNSTAYRVSVASLHSLSLMSMVKPWPRLIDEENPRRYKDTNFATFLEYISTREPKHKDFLESRKLYS; encoded by the exons ATGTCACCTGCAATGGCAAATGCAATGACAACCAGCAGTTGCAAGCCAAGTGATGGTCAGCTTGAAAGCCAATTATACCACAAGGGAGTGAAGCAACTCTGTGATAATGGCATTACCAAAGTTCCTTACAAGTACATATTGCCTGTCCCTGAACGACCAAGCTCGATTTCCGACGGCCGGAGCTCGGCCAAGCACCATAATCTCAAGCTGCCCGTAATTGATTTCTCGGAATTGAAAGGGTTGAACCGTTCTCAAGCCGTTAAGTCTCTAGCGGATGCCTGTGAACAGTACGGCTTTTTCCAG TTGGTGAATCATGGGATTCCAATGGATGTTATAAACAACATGATTGATGTATCAAGAAGGTTTTTCGAGCTCCCATTTGAGGAAAGATCGAAGTATATGTCCTCGGATATGCGTGCCCCGGTCCGGTATGGGACTAGCTTTAACCAGAGCAAGGATAAGGTGTTTTGCTGGAGAGATTTCTTGAAAGTAATGTCTAATTCTTCATCAGATGTTCATTGGCCTTCTTCTCCCATAGACTTCAG GGGATTGGCGGCAACCTACgcaaaagaaaccaaacatTTGTTTTTAATGATAATGGAGGCCATCTTGGAAGGACTGTTGGGAACCACTGAGGAGGATAAGACAAAAGAGAATGAGGTTATTTTGGAAGAATTCGAAGATGGGAGCCAGCTAATGGTAGTCAACTGCTACCCTCCATGCCCCGAACCCGATCTCACACTCGGAATGCCTCCCCATTCGGACTATGGATTCCTCACCCTCCTACTCCAGGACGAGGTCGAGGGCTTGCAAATACAACACAACCAGAAATGGCTCACTGTTGAACCTATCCCTAACGCTTTCGTCATCAACGTTGGCGACCATCTTGAG ATTTTTAGCAATGGAAGGTACAAGAGTGTTTTACACAGAGTGCTAGTGAATTCCACAGCATATCGTGTCTCCGTGGCTTCGCTGCATAGTCTTTCTTTGATGTCCATGGTCAAGCCGTGGCCAAGACTCATCGATGAAGAAAATCCAAGGCGTTATAAGGACACAAATTTTGCTACTTTTCTTGAATACATCTCAACTCGCGAGCCCAAGCATAAGGATTTCTTGGAGAGTAGAAAATTGTATTCATAA